TAATAAACAAAACAAGTAAAATAGATTTGGTTGAGAATGCTTGTCAAACATTTGTATCAAGGGGGGGGTACAAACTTTTAGAGGCTCTTAAGTATTTTGAGATCGAAGTTAAAAATAAAATTTGTGTTGATGTTGGCTCTTCAACCGGTGGTTTTACTGATTGTTTGTTGCAGTGTGGTGCCAATTTTGTTTATTCAATTGATGTGGGTATTAATCAACTTTCTTATAAATTGAGAATTGATCCAAGAGTTAAAGTTTTAGAGAGAACTAACATTTTTGATGTTACAGAATTTAAGATTGTTCCCAATTTTGCAGTTGTAGATGTTTCTTTTAGATCATCAATAAGCATATGTGTAAATTTAATAGATAAACTTTATGATAATTTTATTATAGCTTTGATTAAGCCTCAGTTTGAGTTTAAAAGTTTAAATTTAGATATAAAAAATTTTAATGGTGTTGTGAATGGTAAGTATTTGAAGATAATTTTGCAAAGCGTAATTAAAAAGTTCTATAAAAATAAATTACAGGTTAAAAATATATTAAAGTTAAAAACTAAAGGTAAAAAAGGTAATCAAGAATTCATGTTTTTGGTTGTTAAGTCAAGTGTTTTAAATATTGCAAGTTCTATGCAATTGCTTAGCAATATTGAATTTTAATATTTGTCTAAAGTTTTTTTATTTAATATTCCTGAAAAATTTAAGTTTAATTCTTCAAGTATTATTGGATTATTTTCTATTGTTAAAATTATTCCATCAATTCCTTTAATTTCAAGACATGTTAAGGTTATTTGAGCGATTTGATTAATTATTCCTTCAATTCCAAAACTATTTTCATAAAATTCTTTAGATAAGTTTATTTTGACAATTCCTTCGCTTAGGTTTAAGTTTAAGAGTTTGGTTTTTATAGGAATTAAACTTAAAAAATTATTTTTTAGCTCGTATTCATTTGGGCCTTTGATTAAAGATTTTAGTGTTTCTTCAAGAATATTTTTGTCGTAATATATAGCTCTTTTTACAGTTTGTCTTAAGAAATAACCTTCTGGAGTGACTTTTATAAAATAAAGTTTAATAATTTTTTTGTTTTTAAGGTTATTATTTCTTTGATTTTGTTTGAGTTCTTCTTCAAGTTTTTTTATTTCTGGTGGTTGGATTAAAAAACTTTCATTTTTAAGTATTTTTACATTTGTATTTTTATTGGTGGTTTTTTTAGCTTCAATTAATTTATTATCTTGTGTTTGGCTTGATTCAAATAAACTATTATCGTAATTTTTTTCTTTAAAAATATGCATAATAAGCGAATTTTTAGTTATTAATAGTACGCTAATTATTGTTAAAACAATAGCAATTAAAATTAAAAGTATGTCTGATTTGGTTGAGCTTGAACTTTTTTTTCTTTTCAATATAAACACTCACGTGTAATTGGCATAAATACTAATATTTGCTATTATAATGGAAATATCGGAATAAATAAAGGGGTGTATTTGCTTTGCTTAATTATAAAAAGGTTCTTATTGTTGGTAGACCAAATGTTGGTAAATCTGCTTTATTTAATCGAATTTTAGATGCAAAAAGAAGTATTACTGAGAGTACTTACGGTGTTACTAGGGATTTAGTTGAAGAGGTTTGTAAGGTTGGTTCTTTTAGTTTTAAATTAATTGATACTGGTGGATTTACGATCTTAAAAGATGAGATTAGCAAAATTGTTGTGCAAAAGGTTTTAAGCTCTTTAGAAAAAGCTGATTTAATTTTATTGGTTTTAGATATTAATGAAATTTTACTTGAAGATTATCAGATTATTGAAAGACTAAGAAAATATAGTAGTAAGGTAATTTTGGTTTTAAACAAAGTAGATACTAAAGATAAGGAAAGTTTGGCTCATGAATTTCATAATTTAGGGTTCAAGCGCTATTTTTTGGTTAGTGCGGCTCATTGTCGAGGTATTACTAAGCTTAGAGATTTTTTAAAAATAGAAGCTGGTGAAGCTGATATTGAGAATGAAGTTGATATTAAGGTTGGGATTATAGGTAAGCCCAATTCAGGCAAATCTACTCTTATTAATTATTTATCTGGAAATGAAATTTCAATTGTTTCAGATCAACCTGGTACTACTAGAGATTTTATTAAAACTAAGTTTACTGGAAATGGGAAAGTTTTTGAGGTTATTGATACAGCTGGGATAAGGCGAAGGGCAAAAGTAAATGAAATTGTTGAATATTATTCTGTTAATAGAGCATTGAAAGTAATTGACATGGTAGATATTGTGTTTTTGTTGATTGATGTTAAAGAAGAATTAACTTCTCAGGATAAAAAGATTGCTCATTATGTTACTAAAAAAGGGAAGGGAATTATTATTGTATTTAGCAAATGGGACCTTGTGGAGGAATCTAAAGGGCATTTTGAAGCCTTAAAGAGTCGTGTGAAGTTTTTTTTTCCTATTTTAGATTTTGCCCCTATATTTAGAATTTCTGTTCATAAAAAGATAGGTCTAGATTCCCTTTTTAAAGAAGCTTTGAAGTTAAAAGATCAGATTGAGCTTAAAACCAGTACTCCAGATCTAAATAAAATGTTAAATTTATGGATTAAGGATTATCATTTAAATATTTCTCATAAAATAAAATATATTACACAAGTTAGCACTAATCCTGTTAAGTTTATTCTTTTTGCAAATAAAATAAAGAATTTTCCAAATTCTTACTATAATTATTTAGTAAATAATTTGCGTAAAATTGGATATAAAAATATTCCAATTTTAGTAGAATTAAAGGAAAAAATAAGAGATTTAAAGTGAAATATATATTTTTATTCTTAATAATTAAGAGTCTAAATCTATTTGCGTTTGAGAGTTTTTTTTATGATTTTGATGTAAGGACTAAATATTCAAAATATTTTAATTCAAGCTATGTGCAAAAAAAAATAAGTCCAATAAAACATTTTATTACAGAAGATTGTTACATTGAAGTTTCAAGTAAAGTTTTTTCTGGGCATGTTTATTATTCTTTTTTTAATAAAAAAAAGAATGTGAATTATATTTTTCCAGGGTCTTATGTGATTAAAGTGGGCAAAGATGGTATTGAACAGATAAAAATATTTTTTATAAACAGAGGGGATACGTTTATTAGGATAAAGTCTGCAAAATTTTCTTCTAGTGCCGATTTTTATTTGGTAAATACTTTAATTTATAAAGACGTTAAATTGCCTTTTAAGATTGAAGACATTGCAGTAATTTCTCTTAGGAATATAATAAATTATATTAGTAGGGTTATTGATTTTAGATATTTTATTCCTGAATATTTTGATATTTATAAAAATATTTCTAATATGGTAATTAGTTTAAGGGAATCCCTTATATCTTTTCCTATTGCTGAGGTTGTTGATGGCGCAATGGATGAGTATGGCAAAATGGTGCATATAGAAACTGGGTTATTGCAAAAAGATCCTGTGGGATTTAATTGCTCGGGATTTGTTAAATGGGTGGCAGATTCGATTTATAAATCAATAACAGGAAGACTTTTAAGAATTGATGATCTTAAGCTTAGGCATATTGGTGTTAGAGGTAGTGGTTTTACTAAAAGTCAAGAATTTAATAAGGATCCTTTTTTTGGTCTTGATTGGATTCGCAATATTGCTTATAGGATAAATAATATTAATGTGGATTTAAATTTATCTAAAATCAAGGAAAATGATGTCAATAATATTAAGTTTTTTGATTATATTGATAATCGTGGTTATAAAATTGAAAATTTAGAGTTTTTATTATATAGTTTGGCTTTAGATGAGCCTGGATATATTTATTTAGGATCTATTAGCACGGGTGTTAACAATTTATCAAGCATGATGCTTCACAAGCATGTTGTTTTTTTTCTTCCATTTCTTGATGAAAATAGGATTTTTAGAGTTTCTGTTAACGAGGTTAATGCTGAAACTTCAATCAAGTCTCTTCAGAAAAGATATCCAAAATCTTATATTCATTTAGTTAGAGTTAAGGTTCCTGAAAATTTACCAATAGTACCTATACCTATAAAGGCAAATAATCAATCATCATGATTAAAGCTGTAGTATTTGATTTAGATGGCACCTTGTATCCTGAGGTGGATAGAAATAAACTAATGTTTTTTGAATTCTTAACTAATCTCAAGTTTTTTTTAGCTTTTAAACAGATTAGAAAAAAAATACGAATTTTACAAAGCAATAAATTTTCAACTTCAAATAGGGATGAATTGTTTTCTCTTCAGGTTAAAATGCTTTCTGAATATTTAAATCTTGATGAGAATCGGTGTGCTTTTTTATTAAATAAAATATATTACAGTCAGATTTTTAGCGACAAGTTTAAAAAACTCAAGCCATATCTTGGAGTTCAAGATTTAATCTATTGGCTTAAATTTAAGGGAATAAAATTGGGAGTAATGTCAGACTTTCCTATTTTAGGTCGTGTCAAAAATTTATTGGGCATTCAAGACAGTTTTTGGGATATTCTTTATTCCTCAGAAGATACTGGATATTTAAAGCCACATAAAGCACCTTTTTTAAAAGTTATTGATGATTTGAATTTAAATAGTAAAAATATTTTGTATGTAGGGAATTCTTATGAATATGACATTTTAGGCGCTAAAAATGTTTCAATGAAAGCAGCTTTTTTTTCAAAAAAGAATATAAATTACAAAGGGATGATTGATTTTATTTTTCATGATTATAAAGACTTAAGAGAATATATACGTTTGAATATATAGAATATGGGTAAAATATTTTATGATAGATTTTGCGACTATTTTGGTTAATCTTTTTTTAGTTTCAATAGTTTTGTTTGTTTATAGACAATATGATAAACGTTCTAGAGCATTAGATAAAATTAAAAAGTTTGTCGATCTTACAAAGGTTAATCTTGAAGATTTTATTGAAGATAAGACAAAAGAGATTAATGATCTTGCTGTTGATATGGAAGCTTATCAAAGGTCTAGTATAGAAATAATAAAAAAGATTGAGGAAGTTCAGCAAAAGATTAGAAATAAGAGCAATGATTTTGCAGAGGTTGAAAAAAAGATAGCTTATCATGATTCTATGCTTAAAGATCTTGATGAGATGACTTTTAAAGTTCAAGAGAATATACAAAGATTGCAGGTTGACGGGAAAATAGTAGATAAACTTTCAAAAACTTTAAAAGGATTTAATACTCAGATTGATTCGGTTGAATCAAATTTGAATTCTGTGTTAGAAAAATTTGACAAGACTAATAAAGAAAATCTCGAGTCTATTAAAATTGCTAGTTGGGAAAAGTTTGACACTAATATTAAAGAACTTGTTTTTAAAATGGATAATTTGAATAAAGAGATTAGTCTTTATGAAAAAGATTTAGCAAATATTGAAGAGAGAAAAAAGGATATTTTAGTTAAGGGTAATGAGAAATTAGATTTAGAATTTAATGATTTTCTTGAAAAGGTCGAGTTTAATATTGACAAATATAGCAAAGAGATTGAAAATTCTTTTACTTTTTATGAAAACAAATATAAGTTAATAGAAGATTCTATAGGGCTTATTATGGAGAGCGTAAAGAATAAAATTAATGAGAAAGAAGATTTTATTTTAAATAGACTAAATGAAGAATTACAAAATAAATTTAAGGATATCTTTACATATGTTGATGATCGCTCTAAGGAAATTCAAGATAAACTTGAAAATAAATTGGTTTTAGTGGACAATGAGATTTCTTCCATGAGTTCTTCTTTTAAAGACAATGTTTATTCAAGAATTAATTCACTTGAAGAGTCAATGCGAATAGAGATGGTAAAGTATGAGGAGCAAGTTGATGATGTTTTTGATAAATTTAGATCTCAAGTTGAGTTGAATCTTAAAAATATTTATGAGGATTATGAAGATAAAATAAGTCAAGTTGATAATAATATTAGAGAAAGGGTAGATCTTAGTTTGTTAGATTTGAATTCTAAAATGGAAAGTGTTCAGGTAGGTGCTATTGATTTAATTAAGAGACTTGAAGATGATTCTAATGGAATATATCTTGAATTTAAAAGTAAGTTTGGGGCAGATATTGAATTATTTAGTGAAAGTTTTAAAGGTGATATTAATCAACTTAAAATGCAATTAGAATCTCAACTCTTAGATGTTGATTCAAATGTTCAAGACAAGCTTGTTAAGCTTAATGATAATTTAATTTCTAATTTTGAAGAAATTAATGGTAGGTTTAATAATAGTTACTCAAATTTGAGTGATAATATAAATGCCAAGTACACAGCTCTTTTTGAATCTTTGGATTCTAGTAGCTCTAAATTTGAAGATCAAATGGAATCTAAATATAATAGCTTTACAGATAAATTAACAGCAGAAATGGATGAGTTTTCTTTAATTTATGGTGAGAAATTTGAGACACTCTCTCAAGAAGCTATCAATAATTATCAAGGATTTCAAGAATTAAACAAAAAATTAGAAAATGAAATTGGATCTTTTTATAATATGTTTGAAAAAACTCAGGAGACTTTAAAGGGAGATTTTAATGCCATTTTAATTAACATTAAAGAGGAAATTGATAAGAATATAATAGAGTTTAAGGATCGTTATTACGATGAAATAAATATTTTTGTTGCTCAGCTAGAAAAAAGCAAACTTCAATATTCAAAGTGGCAAGATAAAATAGATTCTAATTTAAAAAATATTGAATCTCAAATAAATAAAACAAATGAAGAATTTTTAAGTTTAATTCAGATTCAAAAAGACAAAGGAATAGAACTTAGCGAGAGCGTTTTTAATGATCTTTCAGATCATATTCAAAAAAAAGCTATTGATATGCATGGCAGTTGGAAAGATGAGCTTATTGCTTTAAATAAATCTTTACTTGATATTAAGATTTCTAGTGAAGAGTTACTATCATCTGCTACTTTAAAAATTGAAAATCTAGAAAAAGATGTTAATGATAGAATGGAATATGTTTTATTAAAAACAGGCGATATTGAGAGTTTGGTGATAGAAAAATACAAAGAATTAAAAGATATGTCATATTCACAAAGTGATGAGGCTATATTAGGAATTAAAGAATTTATTAATAGGCAAACAGAAGTAATTAAAGATAAAAGTGTATTTATGCTTGAGGATTTGAATAAAAAATTTGATGATAAGAATAATTTTGTTATAAGCAAGATTGAAGAATGTGATTATAAATTAAAAGATTTCAAGATTGAATCAGAAGATATTTTAAATAATTTTAAATCTGATCTTAATGAATTTATTGAGTCAAAACTGCAAATTGTCTCTAATATAAAATCGGACAATCAAAAGCAAATTGATGATTTTTTAGATAGAATTTCTAAAGATATTTTAAACAGGAAGGATTTAATTAACAATGAAGTAGACAGTAAGCTTAGTGATTGGCAAAGTAAATTAAACGAAATAACTGTTAAAATTGAAAATTTATTGTCTTCAGGCAAAGTTGATTTGGATTTAATAGATTCTGAGGTGACTACAAAAATTAAAGAGCTTAGATTTTCCATAGAAAGTCTTGAGAGTTATTATCTTGAGAAAATAGATGAGTTTAGAAATCAAGGTGCTATATATTCTGATGAGCTTTTGCAAGACATAATGAACCATTTTAATAAAGAGACTAGAGAACTTGAGGAAAATTTGTCAAAGAAATTTGCTTCAGTTTTAAATAATTCAGAGGAATTTGTTAAAGAGGTTGATAGTTTATTGCAGGATAAAAGAACCGATATTGCTTCTTTTCAGGCTAATATAGACATTACTCTTGATTCTCTTAGTGTAAAGTTTAATGATATAAACAAAGAAATTAATGGAAAATATAATGAGGTGATATCTAATTATAGGGGGTATTCAGAAAATATTTCTAGTAAACTTGAAAATGAAATAATGCATGAGATTGAAAATCTAAGTAGAAGATTAACAGATAGAATAGATAGTCTTAGCAAAAGTATGGATGAAAACCTTCAAAAACTTAAGGAATCTTTTGATGTATCAAAATATCAAGTTGAAAAATTTGAATTGAAAGTTAAAGATTTAACAGATGCTGGAGAGGTAAAAATTAGCGAGTTTGTTAAAGAGATTGAACAGTATTATAAATCTAGATTAGAAGAAGCAATTGATTATAGGAGAACGATTGATAGTGATATTATGCAAGCAAAAGAGAGATTTGGGGAGATAACAAATGATCTTAAAAATAATATTGAGAGCAAGTCTGAGTTTTTAAATGATCTTTATAAGGAAAGATTTAAACTTATTGAGAGTAATTTTGAAGAGAGATATTCTACATTTCTAATTGAAAGTGAGGGAGCTATTTCAAAAATTAGAGATGAAATCTATAAAACACTTACAAGCAATGATGAAAATTTGCAAATTAAGATTTCTGAAATGGATAATAATTTTGAGATAATAGAGCAAAGATCAAAAGATATTTTAGAGCTTGAAAAAGAATTGCAAGATAAAATTAAAGATTGTTATGGTGTTATAAATTCTCAATTTGGAGAGATTAAGGTAAGCGTTGAAGAGAATATAAAAAATCATTTTGAGCTTTGTATAAAAAAGGTAAATACTTTAATTAATGATGACATTGTAAAGTATGAAAATGAAATTCACAAGAGAATTGATTCTTTAAAATCGATTGAGAGCACTTTTGATAGCATAGAGAAAGATTTGAATGATAAAGTGAGTGGGTGTATTGATAAAATAGCCAATAATTTTAATCTTAAGTATGTTGAACTTGAAGAAAGGTGTAATGAAGGGCAATTAAATTTAGAGAATAAAATTGACAACAAAATTAAAGCCATTGATAATTTAGCTTTAAGTCAATATGATGGACTTGAGAAAAAGTATGCTGATATGTACGATGAGTTTTCAGAGAGATTAAATTCTTATATTACAACTTTAAATGAAGAGTTTAAGAGATCTAATAAAGAGATGATTTTTGAACTTGAATCTCAACTGAAAAATCTTAAAAATCTTGAATCTGATTTAAATAATATTGAAAAGGATGTTATTAGATTAAAAGAAGAGTCTTATCACAATGTTTCATCGCATCTTAAACTATTAGAAGAAGACTTTTTCAAAGATTTGAAAATTAGAGGGGAAGAGCTTAAATATTCTTTAGAAAACTTTATTGCCTCATATAATGATAAAATTCAAAATTTAGAATATGATTTGTCTAAAAATTTGGAAAACAAAACAGAGCTTATTCAAAGTTTCCGCTTAGATATTGAACAAAAAATGAAAGAAGATAAAGAAAATTTTTATTTGGATTTTACTAAAGAATTTTCTTCCAAAAAAAAAGATATGCAGAGTGAGATAGCTTTAATGGAAACCAATATTACCGGGAAAGTAGATGAATTTGTTGATTTTGTAAATAATAAGCAAAGCATTATTGATTCTTGGTTTTTAAATATTAAAGGTGATGTAAAAAATTGGCAAGAAAAATCTTATAGCACAATAGAGGAGAGAATAAATCTTGCTGAACTTGGAATCAGATCATTTGAGAATGATATTTTTAATGTTAAGATTGGTTTAGAATCTTTTAAAGATGGTTTTGAGATTAAGGCTGAAGAGATTTTTAGCAATTTGCAAAACGAGGCTAAAAAAATTGAACAATCAGTTCATCTCGATTTTAAAAATATTGGTGAGTCATTAAATCTTAAAGTTTTAGATCTTGAAAAATTTGTTGATTTTAAAGTAGAAAAGATAGATGAAAAGGTTAATAAGAAAACTGAAGACATCTTAATTCAGGCAGAAGTGAAATTTTTAACTCAGCAAAAGGATCTTGAAGATAAGATTTTTGAACTTAATCAAAAATTAGAGCATGAATTTACAACTTTGTCTTCTAATCTTGATAAGGCAAGGCAGGAAATGGTTGATGTAATTTCTAGTGATAAAGAAAGCTTTGAAGGTCAAATTGAATTAATGAATAAAAATATTTCAGAATTTTCTGAAAAAATTAGCTTATACAGAAATAATATTGAGACATCAATTGATAATGAATATAATTCGTTTTCTAAATCTATAAAATCTGAGTTCGGTTTACTTGAGGATGAGCTTAAAAAAAGTTTAAAACATTCAACATTAGAGATTGAAACCATAAAGAATGGCTTACAAGAGCAAATT
Above is a genomic segment from Borreliella mayonii containing:
- a CDS encoding TlyA family RNA methyltransferase; this translates as MKGFRNNLLNILCKRYPEKTRKELMILILKGNIYVNSHKEKNPKVLINKTSKIDLVENACQTFVSRGGYKLLEALKYFEIEVKNKICVDVGSSTGGFTDCLLQCGANFVYSIDVGINQLSYKLRIDPRVKVLERTNIFDVTEFKIVPNFAVVDVSFRSSISICVNLIDKLYDNFIIALIKPQFEFKSLNLDIKNFNGVVNGKYLKIILQSVIKKFYKNKLQVKNILKLKTKGKKGNQEFMFLVVKSSVLNIASSMQLLSNIEF
- a CDS encoding GerMN domain-containing protein, which encodes MKRKKSSSSTKSDILLILIAIVLTIISVLLITKNSLIMHIFKEKNYDNSLFESSQTQDNKLIEAKKTTNKNTNVKILKNESFLIQPPEIKKLEEELKQNQRNNNLKNKKIIKLYFIKVTPEGYFLRQTVKRAIYYDKNILEETLKSLIKGPNEYELKNNFLSLIPIKTKLLNLNLSEGIVKINLSKEFYENSFGIEGIINQIAQITLTCLEIKGIDGIILTIENNPIILEELNLNFSGILNKKTLDKY
- the der gene encoding ribosome biogenesis GTPase Der, with the translated sequence MLNYKKVLIVGRPNVGKSALFNRILDAKRSITESTYGVTRDLVEEVCKVGSFSFKLIDTGGFTILKDEISKIVVQKVLSSLEKADLILLVLDINEILLEDYQIIERLRKYSSKVILVLNKVDTKDKESLAHEFHNLGFKRYFLVSAAHCRGITKLRDFLKIEAGEADIENEVDIKVGIIGKPNSGKSTLINYLSGNEISIVSDQPGTTRDFIKTKFTGNGKVFEVIDTAGIRRRAKVNEIVEYYSVNRALKVIDMVDIVFLLIDVKEELTSQDKKIAHYVTKKGKGIIIVFSKWDLVEESKGHFEALKSRVKFFFPILDFAPIFRISVHKKIGLDSLFKEALKLKDQIELKTSTPDLNKMLNLWIKDYHLNISHKIKYITQVSTNPVKFILFANKIKNFPNSYYNYLVNNLRKIGYKNIPILVELKEKIRDLK
- a CDS encoding HAD family hydrolase gives rise to the protein MIKAVVFDLDGTLYPEVDRNKLMFFEFLTNLKFFLAFKQIRKKIRILQSNKFSTSNRDELFSLQVKMLSEYLNLDENRCAFLLNKIYYSQIFSDKFKKLKPYLGVQDLIYWLKFKGIKLGVMSDFPILGRVKNLLGIQDSFWDILYSSEDTGYLKPHKAPFLKVIDDLNLNSKNILYVGNSYEYDILGAKNVSMKAAFFSKKNINYKGMIDFIFHDYKDLREYIRLNI
- a CDS encoding SpiroCoCo family coiled-coil protein yields the protein MIDFATILVNLFLVSIVLFVYRQYDKRSRALDKIKKFVDLTKVNLEDFIEDKTKEINDLAVDMEAYQRSSIEIIKKIEEVQQKIRNKSNDFAEVEKKIAYHDSMLKDLDEMTFKVQENIQRLQVDGKIVDKLSKTLKGFNTQIDSVESNLNSVLEKFDKTNKENLESIKIASWEKFDTNIKELVFKMDNLNKEISLYEKDLANIEERKKDILVKGNEKLDLEFNDFLEKVEFNIDKYSKEIENSFTFYENKYKLIEDSIGLIMESVKNKINEKEDFILNRLNEELQNKFKDIFTYVDDRSKEIQDKLENKLVLVDNEISSMSSSFKDNVYSRINSLEESMRIEMVKYEEQVDDVFDKFRSQVELNLKNIYEDYEDKISQVDNNIRERVDLSLLDLNSKMESVQVGAIDLIKRLEDDSNGIYLEFKSKFGADIELFSESFKGDINQLKMQLESQLLDVDSNVQDKLVKLNDNLISNFEEINGRFNNSYSNLSDNINAKYTALFESLDSSSSKFEDQMESKYNSFTDKLTAEMDEFSLIYGEKFETLSQEAINNYQGFQELNKKLENEIGSFYNMFEKTQETLKGDFNAILINIKEEIDKNIIEFKDRYYDEINIFVAQLEKSKLQYSKWQDKIDSNLKNIESQINKTNEEFLSLIQIQKDKGIELSESVFNDLSDHIQKKAIDMHGSWKDELIALNKSLLDIKISSEELLSSATLKIENLEKDVNDRMEYVLLKTGDIESLVIEKYKELKDMSYSQSDEAILGIKEFINRQTEVIKDKSVFMLEDLNKKFDDKNNFVISKIEECDYKLKDFKIESEDILNNFKSDLNEFIESKLQIVSNIKSDNQKQIDDFLDRISKDILNRKDLINNEVDSKLSDWQSKLNEITVKIENLLSSGKVDLDLIDSEVTTKIKELRFSIESLESYYLEKIDEFRNQGAIYSDELLQDIMNHFNKETRELEENLSKKFASVLNNSEEFVKEVDSLLQDKRTDIASFQANIDITLDSLSVKFNDINKEINGKYNEVISNYRGYSENISSKLENEIMHEIENLSRRLTDRIDSLSKSMDENLQKLKESFDVSKYQVEKFELKVKDLTDAGEVKISEFVKEIEQYYKSRLEEAIDYRRTIDSDIMQAKERFGEITNDLKNNIESKSEFLNDLYKERFKLIESNFEERYSTFLIESEGAISKIRDEIYKTLTSNDENLQIKISEMDNNFEIIEQRSKDILELEKELQDKIKDCYGVINSQFGEIKVSVEENIKNHFELCIKKVNTLINDDIVKYENEIHKRIDSLKSIESTFDSIEKDLNDKVSGCIDKIANNFNLKYVELEERCNEGQLNLENKIDNKIKAIDNLALSQYDGLEKKYADMYDEFSERLNSYITTLNEEFKRSNKEMIFELESQLKNLKNLESDLNNIEKDVIRLKEESYHNVSSHLKLLEEDFFKDLKIRGEELKYSLENFIASYNDKIQNLEYDLSKNLENKTELIQSFRLDIEQKMKEDKENFYLDFTKEFSSKKKDMQSEIALMETNITGKVDEFVDFVNNKQSIIDSWFLNIKGDVKNWQEKSYSTIEERINLAELGIRSFENDIFNVKIGLESFKDGFEIKAEEIFSNLQNEAKKIEQSVHLDFKNIGESLNLKVLDLEKFVDFKVEKIDEKVNKKTEDILIQAEVKFLTQQKDLEDKIFELNQKLEHEFTTLSSNLDKARQEMVDVISSDKESFEGQIELMNKNISEFSEKISLYRNNIETSIDNEYNSFSKSIKSEFGLLEDELKKSLKHSTLEIETIKNGLQEQIDKFEAEFNKNHKKLLKEVDTNILELESKILNCDIKFNKFISEIKDNLVEYKSDLRAEFEDSYDKINFQIENQIENFKKLDAELEKNNSIFLEAYSLKDKLEKLWETLKNEIDLAQEYKNNFENVNKEFYNIQKETLGIVETFNALKLEQESIKSIKNDFNRFFEFYSLFDSRYKSLIESYDEMQIYKAKIKEIADEQRTILDNYERISNKEGILKSTIESVDKNFDLINEVEKRFNTLSKESAKFQDNLKDMENVVSSLLLNKGLSEEVLINAQNLKEMLLDIENRLKNTLTMREKVVKSETRLENLNIAAEERIKTLGILVKTDSKYQDNVGLNNETVRNSVIKLMRQGWSAEEISRATKLSIGEVELILELGISNKGD